The segment AAGGTGAATATAGCCATGCCGTGCCATATTCATGGAATGGCATAATGACGCCGACGCATCCCAGTGGCGGCTCGTTCGATCCAGAAACTGGTAACAAGTCGAACGTTGATTTCTACTGGACACCACCCAAGCCTTTGATCTCAGGACAGGTAACGAACAAACTGACCGGTACGGGTGTGGACGGTGTAAGTATCACATTCGAGAAGCTGGACTCCGTGGTCACGGCCAATGGCGGCTTTTACTCTTTTGCCGTTCCATATAATTGGAGCGGCAAGGTCACGGCAAGTTTTAGCAGTGGTTTTTTTGAGAACGCCGTGCTGGAACTGGTCAAAATCACCATGAACAAATCAGACCAGGATTATGTTTGGATTCCACCAGAGTTGAAAGTTGAGATGCCGACATTCAATCCTGATGGGGGAGCTTACCCCGGACATAACATACACGTGACTATCCAAACGATACCAGGTGCTACGATACGCTACACAACCAATTCTAGCGACGATGTCGATGAAAATAGCTGGCTCTACACAGAGCCTGTTACAGTCAGTTTTCCTGGCGTACTTAAGGCTAGGGCATATATGAGCGATATGCATCCCAGCGACTTAAAAACTGCTTCTTATTCCCGAGCGGAACGTGTTCCTGAGCCTAGCTTCAGTCCAGATGGCGGCAATCACCCTGGAGACTCAGTGAGCGTGACCATCAGCGCTGTTCAGGATGCAATAATCCGGTATACAACCAATCCCAATGAAAACGTCAATGAAGGCAGTATGCTCTACACAGGGCCTGTGACGGTCAGTCTGCCCGGCACCCTCAAGGCTAGGGCTTACAAAAATGACATGAACCCTAGCTTTGAGAAAACAGCTTCCTACTCAAGAGCTGAAAAACTGCCTGTTCCTAGTTTTAGTCCCGATAGTGGATCATATCCAGGAAGTTCATTAAATGTAACCATGAGCTCGGTCTACGGTGCAACGATTCGCTACACTCTTAATCCTGCTGAAGAGGTTACCGAGAGCAGTAATCTCTATACTGAATCAGTGACATTAAATTTGCCGGGAACACTTAAGGCCAGGGCATATAAAAGTGGTTTTACCCCCAGCGATTTGAAAACAGCGGAGTATACTGTCGCAGAGAATTATATTACTACCAGTCCAGAGATTCGAGAACATTCAATTATAGACTACACAGGCCAGACCATCAGCATTTATTCAAACATTTCCTGGACCGCAACTACCAGTGCGACATGGATCACAATATCCGACGGCAGCGCAGGCAGCGGAAATTATACTGTGATCTACAGTGTTGATCCTAACACCGGTGAGGCTCGCAGTGGGAAAATCGCCATCAGCGGTGGCGATATAAACCGTGAGTTCACAGTGAATCAAGCAGGGAAGGACGAACAGTATAAACGGCTTAATGACACAGGCGTCCAGTTTTGTGGTGGAACATCAAGCGGAAACAACAATCCCTGCATAGGCGAAGAGCCCTGGGGCCAGGACGCACACCACGGCCGGGACGCAAAGGAACTGGCAGGTACGCTAAACAAGGTTGGTGATGGCGAAGCGGGGTTCGATTTTACCAAGATATCTAATAGTGGCCATGCACTCCCGGCCACTGCCCAACCGGGCAACGGCCCCAGCGACTGGGCCTGCACCCGTGACAATGTCACGGGTCTAATGTGGGAGGTCAAAGTGGATGACAGCACCAACTTTCGCCACAAGGATCATACATACTCCTGGTATTTCATTCAAAGTCCGGATGGGAATGCAGGTGCACCTGGCGACACAACTACTTGCGGCGGTACGCTTGGCAGTTTGCATTGCAACACTGAAAATTATGCAAATAAGGTGAATTCCGTAAATCTTTGTGGTGAAATGTCATGGCGTGTTCCTACGGTGAAAGAACTGGAAACAATAGTCCATTATGGAAGGAACTATGCTATTGAAACGAATTATTTCCCAAACAACCCGTCACCAGTCTCATCAAGATTCTGGACATCTACACAAACGGCTGATGCTTCTGAGCTTGCATGGACCTTGGTCCTTGGTGGGTGGCAAAACGGTCAAACAGGATCAAGATTTCGCACTGAAAAGCTAAACCTGCGCCTTGTTAGTCGAGGTCTTCCATCTGAACATGCTACACAGAACAATGTATGCGTTAATAATTTACCACCAATTAATCCAGATGAAGTGTATTTTGTTAAGAGTGATGGAACTATTATAGATACAAGAAATGGTTTGATGTGGAAGAGATGTGTAGAGGGTCAGGAATGGATTGGAGGATTATGTAGTGGTTTATATAATAAATACACGTGGAAAGATTCATTTCTCGCGGCATATTCAAGTCGTTATGGTGGCCATGAAGATTGGCGTTTGCCAAATGTTAAAGAGCTCCGCAGCCTAGTTGAGGAATGCACTTATTATCCAAGTATCAATACTAGAATTTTCCCTTTTTCTCTTCAACAACTAGATCTAGTATCAAGATTCTGGTCGGCTTCACCTTCTATAAATAATGCTAATAACTCATGGACTGTAGATTTTTTATTTGGCTCGTCAACTAGCATGTCGAGAAACTCACTTTATTATCTAATCCTTGTACGCGATATATGATAATTTGAAAAATTCTACAACATAGAATTTTGATATTATTTTTCAGTCATTTTTTTATTAAGAAACATACGTTCAGATTTAATTTGAAGAGATTAAAATGATAAAAAAATTATTGTTTTTTACTAATTTTCTGCTTCTCATGTTTGTTGCACCTGGGTATGCCGTTGAACAAATCGTGTCTGCTCAACCTAAACACATACCTGCATACACCGATAGCACAGTTTCCTTCGACGTATACTACACTACCAGCGATGGCAACATGAACCTGCCCGGGCTTGGCCTGAGGATGCACTGGAATACTAATGCCCTAGAGTTGCTAGGTGTATATCAGGTTTTCAATTCAAGTCTTTTTGTGCTGGGAGACCAAGAAGAGAATATGCTGGGGCAGGGTGGCAACGGAGCGACGAATCGACAGGTCAATCTCTCCTGGTTGGATACCGAGGGCGAATGGCCCTCGAACGGCTTGCCGGTGCGTCTGTTCCGGGTCGCGTTCAGGGTCTTGTCCGCAGGCAATACCCTGGTCAATTTCTCTTCCAGCTCCACTGCCGGAGGCTATGACTTGGCATGGGAACCGGCGTTGATCAGGATCATGAACGCTACAAGAGTCTCACGCCTGTCCAGCGCTCTAACCTTCGGCAACTTGGCCGTAGGCCAGAGCGCTACCCGAACATTTACTATATATAATGACGGCAACGCGACACTGTCTGTCAGCTCAATCACCTATCCCAAAGGGTTCACCGGAGATTGGAACGGTGGAACAATCGCGGCGGGAAGTTCACGCACCGTAAGCGTCACCTTCAGTCCAACAGCAGCTCAGAGCTATTCAGGAACAATTACGCTATATTCGAACAAAACCAGCGGGACAAGTTCCCTTAGCTGTTCAGGAACGGGTTTCACAACCACCACAACAAGAACCCTCAGCGTTAATTCCTCTGGCGCATCCAGCGTGCCCATCGCCGCCACTCCTTCAACATACGATGGAACCACCAACTATACAAAAGCGGGCATAGCGAACAATACGAGCATCACCTTGACGGCCCCTGCAATCAGCGGCAATGGGGACTTTACGTCTTGGATCGGCTGCAACTCGACAAATGTCGCCACCAGAACCTGCACCGTGGTCATGAATGCCAATAAGTCGGTCACGGCGCAATACGATGGAGACACGCCAAAATCCCTGCCCGGTGTCTTGATGCTGCTTTTGGATGAGGAATAGACGTTCTTGGAGCGTAGGGTTATCATGACACCGTTTGAGAGAACTATATCAACGACTGTTTTGTTTGGCCTGATTTATCCTGTCACGTGAAAAGGAAGTCATGCAAGCGCAATGAGGGCGAGACCATGAACATGCGAATGAATCGGTTTTGCGTTGCGGGCCTTTCAAGAGCGGGCATACGTGCTGCCTTGGCCGCATGCCTGTTGACACTGTTGGCAATACCGGTGCCATGGGCCCTTGGCGGGAATGGTTTTTACGAGATGACGGTGCACAACAATTTTGCCTCGAAAGAATTTTACAAGGCTACGCCATCCAACTCGCAGATATGGCTGGTGACCAATTTCAAGTTCGATTATTTGAAATCAGGTAGTTGGACTGCCGGAAACACAAATGCCGGATCGTACGCGGTTGTCCAATTGAGCCAGATCAACCAAGGCAAGTTGCGCATCCATCGCACAAGCGGCGGCACGCGCATGTATGCGGTGCTAAGCAACACCCAGCCTGCGGCCGCACAACCAAGCCCTTCAACTACTCAACCCAACAATTATTTCGAATGGAGCTTCGATGGTAGCGGCAATCCTGGCACGCTTGACCTCAGTTGGATCGATCGCTTCGATTTCCTGACTCGCCTTGAGGTCTCAAATCTTCCTTCCCCTGCCCCCACCATGGTCTATGGGGCAGGGCAGGGGCAATCAACCGCGGCTGTTGGCGCGACCTTGGCAGGCTTCGCCGCCCAACCGATTTTTTCCTGGCTTGGCACGAGCGGCGGCGGGTTTTCGCAGACGCTTTCGTTTCCAGGTGCAATCAACCCCATTGGATGGATAACTCGCAATCAAAGCACCGGCTCCGGGTTCGCCTCCGGCATCGGCAGCTTCACCAGGGCGCTGGACCAAATCATCACAACCGCTTCGGCGTCTCCTCCGTGGACGGGATTGACTTCCGGCACAGGACCAAACTGGACCAAGGCGGGCTTCCGCGTGGGCCTTCCCCAGTACATGCATGACCCGGCCCAAGGAAAGGTACGCGGCGAAGCCTGGACCGCCTACGTGGGGTTCACGAAGGTCGGCTCATCATACACCATGCGGCTGACGGACTTCACACTTTACACCGGCGGGGCGAAAGCCACCGTGCTGTGGTCGGCCGTGCACAACGCGGGCGGGGCCGTGTACGAAGTGACCGAGGCCCAGGGGGCACTTGACTGCATCTGGACTTCTACCTGGAACAACCTGAGCACGACACCGCAATGGGTCGCCAACCTGGGCGACAACAGGCCGAATGTGCTTTATGCCATTTACAACGCCATCGCCTCGGGCGTCATTCACTCAAATTCCTTTGTCAACAACACAAAGCTTCCCACCACGGGGGTCTGGACAGGATACGTGCCTCGCATCCAGGGCGTTGACGCCTACAACTTCGAGATCCTCGCCACTGGAGCGCCCGTAACAAATGACGGCCGGAATCAGGGTCTCGGCGGTCTGCTCAACGGCCAGGCCATGCTTGATCTGCTTGAAGCGCGGCGCCAGGCCGGCGGGCTGGTGAATCCATATATGCTGGAATTGCTGCGCACGCAGGAGGTCACGCCGGCCTATCTTTACCCATCCCAGGATGTCTGGGCGTTCAACGGCATTGCCGGTGCATCCCCCGTGCTTGGATTGCAGACCGGTCCGCTGAACGGACAGGCCGCGTTCGGCGATGCCGCGAAGCTGGATTGGTACCTTGGCGGCGGTGCGCAATCGGAATCCCGAAGCGCAGGCATTGCCGGACCGTTAATGCTTCTTTTGCTGGATTAGATAGCGAAGCCCGAGCAGCCTTTTTTTACTCCAAACCGGGGAGGCTTCCCTGGCGTAAGAATATTAAGATGCTCGACCTGGATTGACTTGATTGCCAATAACTGCAACAAAATCGACAAATTCCTCAAGACTGCCGTAATCAATATGAGGCAGAAGAACATTCCCAAGCCCGACCGGCTGAGGGATTGTCTTCCATGCCTCGGTTGGAGGCAGGGCAGTCTCACTGCCCCGTGACCCGCAGCACTTCCTCGATGGAGGTCTCGCCGGCCCGGACCTTGTCCCACCCGTCCCGGCGCAGCAGGGTCATGCCCTGTTCAATGGCGAGATTGCGGATGGCCGTGGTGCTCTTGCTGCGCAGGATCAATTCCCGGATAGCGTCGGTGATGACCATCAACTCAAAAATGGCCGTGCGGGAGCGGTATCCCGTCTGCTTGCACAAAGTGCAGCTCATGGGCATGAACAGGGATTGCGGATGATTGCCCTCATCGCCCAGGCCGTAGCGCCGCACAAGATCAGCGTCAGGAATGAGCGGCTCCTTGCAATGATCGCACAGCAGGCGCACCAGGCGCTGGGCCATGATGCAGATCAGGGAGGAGGAAAGGAGGTAGTCTTCCACGCCGATCTCCAGCAGGCGGGCCACGGCCCCTGCCGCGTCGTTGGTGTGCAGGGTGGAAAAAACCAAGTGCCCGGTCAGGGCGGACTGGATGGCGATATCCGCGGTTTCCTTGTCCCGGATTTCGCCTATCAGGATCACGTCCGGGTCCTGACGCACAATGGAGCGCAGGCCTGAAGCAAAACCCAGCCCGGCCTTTGCATTCACTTGAATCTGATTGATCCCGTCCAGCTCGTATTCCACGGGGTCCTCAATGGTGATGATTTTCTTCTCCATGGAAGCAATGGTATTCAGGGCGGAGTATAACGTGGTGGTCTTACCGCTGCCCGTCGGTCCCGTGACCAGGACGATCCCGTGCGGGGCGCGGATGATCTCCTGGAACAAGGACAGTTCTCGTGGTGGGAATCCCAGGGTTTCCAGGGAAAAGGAAATGCTGCTCTGATCCAGGACGCGCATGACCACGCTTTCACCGAACATGGTCGGCAGGCAGGAAACACGCAGGTCTATGCTTTTGCCGGCGACCTTCAGCCTGATCCTGCCATCCTGGGGAATACGCCGCTCGGCGATGTCCAGGCGGGCCATGATCTTGATCCGCGTGGTCAAAGCTTGATGCAGATGTATCGGCAGGCGGACATGCTCATAAAGCACCCCGTCGACGCGGAAACGAATCTGGACCCTGTCCTCGAAGGGTTCCACGTGGATGTCGCTGGCCCTATTCTCCACCGCGGCGGTGAGAATTTGATTGACCTGTTTGATGACCGGCGCCTCTGAGGCCAAGTCCCGAATCTGTTCAATATCTTCAATGTGTTGAAAACCGGTGGGAGTCTCGCTCTCTTCCGGGGACTGCTCTTTTTGCTCGGCCCCATCGGGGCTGTAATACTCCTGGATCCACCCCTTGATCCGCTCCTGACGGCAGACATGCATTTCGATTGTCCGACCGCTAAACAATCTCCTCAAGGCACCCAAAAGCACATGGTCAAAAGGGTCGAAAACAGCGACGCGCAGGGATTCGTCGGTCAGTTCCAAAGGAAAGAAGGCATGCGCCTCCAGGAATGGGAAAGAGAGCCCGGAAAAATCGTTGATGTTGAATGCCGGAGGCAGACCGTCGCAAATCGGATATCCCAATGTCTCTGAAAGCAGGCGGACATAGTCCTCCTCGGACACCAGACCGGCTCGCAGGGCCAACACGTGCGGGGGCTCTCGCCCTTCTCCGGCGGCCAAGACCCGATCCAAGTCCCGTTTCAGGACCAGATTGGCGTCGATCATGCGTTGAATGAGGGACATGGGGGAGTAGTTGATGGTTATGGCGCGTGGCTAACGCATTCCCGCCTTGATCCTGTTCAGACGTTGCAGAAAGTCCCGTGTGATGAACGTGGAGTCCTGCTCGTCGATAACCACATGCGGCGTGATGAACAGAATCAGTTCCGAGTTCTCGAACTGCTTCCGCTCGTATCCAAACAAATACTTCAACAGCGGGATGCGACTCAGGCCGGGAACGCCGGTGGTGTTTTCCGTTTGGGCCTGCTGTATCAGCCCGCCGATGACTATGGTCTGCTGATCGTTGACGGCCACGGTGGTGGAAGCATGCCGCGTGGAGATGCGCGGGGCGTCCACGCCCGGCACCGGGGTGGATGAAACCTGGCTGACTTCCTGGGAAATCTCCATGCGCACCATGCCCTGCTTGTTGATTTTGGGCGTGACCTTGAGAATGATACCGGTATCTCGATACTGGATGGTGGTTTCCGTGGATCGCCTATTTGGGTCAGTGTCGTCGTGACGGGTCAGCCTGGAGGTGGGAATGGGCACCTCCTCGCCGATATTGATCACCGCGGGCTTGTTGTCCGAGGCCAAAAGCGTGGGTGAGGACAAGACACGCACATGGCCGTCCTGGGCCGAAGCCTTCAAGGCCGCCCGCATACGACTCGTGCTCGCCACCACATAAGAAAGACCGGAAGTGATGGAAGCAGCTCCCGTGGGATCAATGAAAATCCCGCCGATACCCGTATCCAGGCTCATGTTCTGATGTACGCCGTCCCGGTAGCCGAGCATCTGCCATTCCATGCCCAAGCGCATATCCTCGGTCAACATGACCTCGGCGATAAGCACTTCAATGAGCACCTGCCTGGGATATTGATCCAGTTTCTCAATAATGGACATGATCTTCGGATAATCCACCGTGCTGCACCGGATCAATACGGCGTTATTGGGTTCGTCCACCACGAACACAACCGGGCCGGACAGCTTTCCGCTGGCTGAAGCCGCATCCCCCACAGGTGTCGGGAAGGGGGCGTCCCGAATCAAGGGCGGCAACTCAGCGGTGAGCACCTCGGGTCCCGGCCGGGCCGGATCAGCCGGAGGAGTCTCGGCTGTTGAAGGAAATCTTCGCCCCCTGTCCTCGTCGTCGGTCGGTTCAACATATTCAAAAAGCCCTTGGAGGCTGGCCACGATTTCCGAGGCATTGCCGTACTGGACGTAATAGACGTAAACCCCCTGGCCGTATTGTTCCTGGATGTGCACCGGCAGTTCACGATCCAGCTCACGCACCCAGGCATCGATAAACTCCAACACCTGCTCATCCCGGGTCAAGGCCAAAAGGGTATTCAGCCGGGCCAGGGGCAGAAAAGACACCCGAGCGCGCACTCCCGGCTGATCCGAGCCAAGACCGAAGGTTTTGGCCACCTCCTCCAATTCCTTGGCGGCATCCTCAGCCTGGACGTACTCCAGGAAGTAGGTCGCGGCCCGAATCTCCGCGAATACGCTCTCATCAAACACCGCGATCAAATCAGCGATCTTGCTCTGAGAGTGGGGGAAGTCGCAGACCAGCATGATGCCGTTGGCGTCATGGGCATACACCTGGGCCCCTTCGGACAAATAAGGCCTGATGATGGTTGTCATTTCCGTGGCTGAGATGAAGTGCAACCGGAAGGCTTGAATCATTTGCCCGCGGCGCGGGGAAAGGCCGCCCTCGGGAAAAAGGACCACGCCTCCTGGAAGCAGACTCGGGGCCCTGGCCAGGGGCATGATTTCCAAAATGCCGTCCACATTCGACATGACCATCCCGTTGATGCGCAGAATGCCCGCCAGCAGATCCAGCATCTGGTCCGGACGAAAAGAGTCCGACACCGTCAAGGACACTCTGCCAGACACCTGGGGATGCAGAATATAGTCCGCACCCAGCAGGCTCATGAACAATCGAATGACCTCCACCAGGTCCGCGTCGTAAAAATTCATGGATAACGGCTGAGCATCACCGACCGCGTCGTCCGAAGGGCTTACAGCCTCTTGCGCTGCCAGGCGCTGAGGCGGCCCTGCCATGGCCTGACGGATTCGTTCGTTGAATTCGCGATTCTGCTCTCCCAACTGCCTGAAAATTTCAGAAGCCTCAGGGCGAACAATGCCCGGCTCCGTCGAGACCACTTTTGCGCGAGGGTCGTCTGCTTCAGGCTTTTTT is part of the Desulfonatronum sp. SC1 genome and harbors:
- a CDS encoding GspE/PulE family protein produces the protein MSLIQRMIDANLVLKRDLDRVLAAGEGREPPHVLALRAGLVSEEDYVRLLSETLGYPICDGLPPAFNINDFSGLSFPFLEAHAFFPLELTDESLRVAVFDPFDHVLLGALRRLFSGRTIEMHVCRQERIKGWIQEYYSPDGAEQKEQSPEESETPTGFQHIEDIEQIRDLASEAPVIKQVNQILTAAVENRASDIHVEPFEDRVQIRFRVDGVLYEHVRLPIHLHQALTTRIKIMARLDIAERRIPQDGRIRLKVAGKSIDLRVSCLPTMFGESVVMRVLDQSSISFSLETLGFPPRELSLFQEIIRAPHGIVLVTGPTGSGKTTTLYSALNTIASMEKKIITIEDPVEYELDGINQIQVNAKAGLGFASGLRSIVRQDPDVILIGEIRDKETADIAIQSALTGHLVFSTLHTNDAAGAVARLLEIGVEDYLLSSSLICIMAQRLVRLLCDHCKEPLIPDADLVRRYGLGDEGNHPQSLFMPMSCTLCKQTGYRSRTAIFELMVITDAIRELILRSKSTTAIRNLAIEQGMTLLRRDGWDKVRAGETSIEEVLRVTGQ
- a CDS encoding choice-of-anchor D domain-containing protein, with amino-acid sequence MIKKLLFFTNFLLLMFVAPGYAVEQIVSAQPKHIPAYTDSTVSFDVYYTTSDGNMNLPGLGLRMHWNTNALELLGVYQVFNSSLFVLGDQEENMLGQGGNGATNRQVNLSWLDTEGEWPSNGLPVRLFRVAFRVLSAGNTLVNFSSSSTAGGYDLAWEPALIRIMNATRVSRLSSALTFGNLAVGQSATRTFTIYNDGNATLSVSSITYPKGFTGDWNGGTIAAGSSRTVSVTFSPTAAQSYSGTITLYSNKTSGTSSLSCSGTGFTTTTTRTLSVNSSGASSVPIAATPSTYDGTTNYTKAGIANNTSITLTAPAISGNGDFTSWIGCNSTNVATRTCTVVMNANKSVTAQYDGDTPKSLPGVLMLLLDEE
- the gspD gene encoding type II secretion system secretin GspD is translated as MPKHCLLLILLLLCTLSCSSVAPAPRDMATLPGPVVGKKPEADDPRAKVVSTEPGIVRPEASEIFRQLGEQNREFNERIRQAMAGPPQRLAAQEAVSPSDDAVGDAQPLSMNFYDADLVEVIRLFMSLLGADYILHPQVSGRVSLTVSDSFRPDQMLDLLAGILRINGMVMSNVDGILEIMPLARAPSLLPGGVVLFPEGGLSPRRGQMIQAFRLHFISATEMTTIIRPYLSEGAQVYAHDANGIMLVCDFPHSQSKIADLIAVFDESVFAEIRAATYFLEYVQAEDAAKELEEVAKTFGLGSDQPGVRARVSFLPLARLNTLLALTRDEQVLEFIDAWVRELDRELPVHIQEQYGQGVYVYYVQYGNASEIVASLQGLFEYVEPTDDEDRGRRFPSTAETPPADPARPGPEVLTAELPPLIRDAPFPTPVGDAASASGKLSGPVVFVVDEPNNAVLIRCSTVDYPKIMSIIEKLDQYPRQVLIEVLIAEVMLTEDMRLGMEWQMLGYRDGVHQNMSLDTGIGGIFIDPTGAASITSGLSYVVASTSRMRAALKASAQDGHVRVLSSPTLLASDNKPAVINIGEEVPIPTSRLTRHDDTDPNRRSTETTIQYRDTGIILKVTPKINKQGMVRMEISQEVSQVSSTPVPGVDAPRISTRHASTTVAVNDQQTIVIGGLIQQAQTENTTGVPGLSRIPLLKYLFGYERKQFENSELILFITPHVVIDEQDSTFITRDFLQRLNRIKAGMR